A region of Mesorhizobium sp. AR02 DNA encodes the following proteins:
- a CDS encoding sugar phosphate isomerase/epimerase family protein — translation MKDRPLTSSAHLTVAQSIYRPQIGVALWKVGDRGLTGFETVAAAGLDHVHVDLGGPTRGPDLTDAGVMAAFDTTSRRFALPITALAVNRLNDLGLIAPKGSEEALEVRRSILHAIRVADCLRVPRIIIPGFRQSVVRTPEDVAKTAEVLRFALGPAQAVGITLAYESGLDSERTLQILQAVGQPGICVQFDTGNPAIYGHAAASIWARLADVASLDVHLKDALGASVEGNVPLGGGVAELELTFVAFARQPRPTSFTLEGDYSVDSGPRIRRDLARLKILIRRTMLSGGPY, via the coding sequence TTGAAGGACCGTCCGTTGACGAGCAGCGCGCATTTGACTGTCGCGCAGAGCATCTATCGACCACAAATCGGGGTCGCGCTGTGGAAGGTGGGGGACCGGGGTCTGACCGGCTTTGAAACCGTCGCCGCGGCGGGTCTCGATCACGTTCACGTCGACTTGGGTGGCCCGACCCGCGGTCCCGATCTCACAGATGCCGGAGTAATGGCGGCCTTCGACACAACGTCGCGCCGTTTCGCGCTTCCGATCACCGCCCTTGCAGTAAATCGGCTTAACGATCTTGGCCTGATTGCGCCAAAGGGTAGCGAGGAAGCGCTGGAAGTCCGGCGAAGTATTTTGCACGCGATTAGAGTGGCAGACTGTTTGCGGGTGCCTAGGATCATCATTCCGGGCTTTCGCCAGAGCGTCGTTCGGACGCCCGAGGACGTGGCTAAAACAGCTGAAGTGCTGCGTTTTGCACTTGGTCCCGCCCAAGCCGTAGGGATTACTTTGGCATACGAAAGCGGGCTTGACTCCGAAAGAACACTCCAGATTCTTCAAGCAGTTGGCCAGCCGGGCATCTGCGTACAGTTTGACACGGGAAATCCCGCTATCTATGGGCATGCTGCAGCCTCCATTTGGGCGCGACTTGCTGACGTCGCCTCGCTGGACGTCCACCTTAAGGATGCTTTGGGGGCGTCGGTAGAGGGGAATGTGCCGCTGGGCGGCGGTGTAGCCGAGCTAGAGCTTACGTTTGTTGCCTTCGCGCGCCAGCCGAGGCCTACATCCTTCACACTCGAGGGCGATTATAGTGTTGATTCAGGACCTCGCATCCGTCGCGACCTCGCCCGACTGAAGATACTCATCAGGAGGACGATGTTGTCGGGCGGCCCGTACTAG
- a CDS encoding sedoheptulose 7-phosphate cyclase yields MWIPTREQLSLRSSRDHTFDVTLFESLNSSDFCEWINARARNRTMLAVTTPTVDRLYGNAIRAAFASVGLKPSWLVLNCTERTKTMKSVLTVCRAASDAEIDRRGALVAIGGGVCSDIVTMAASMLRRSLSHLRIPTTLIGQVDAGIGLKGGVNFGECKNYLGCFHPPEAVAVIPSLLKTLGVDTVRQGVAEMIKVACTSDIDLFRMIEEARGGVLQSWFLNGDFLAHEPIQRAIAAMLGELSKNPFEVTSYERAVDLGHTIAHPLEASTHYELHHGFAVAIDLAFSSVLGWHLGWLREETALRIMDMLVAVGLPVWHEHLNEDLVLKSFRAAAKHRGGNINMVVPTDIGRYRFLKRDDQCPPGLIPEVLTYLRARSWQEGDSNSGSARYGAALPAEGNLARIGVQ; encoded by the coding sequence ATGTGGATACCCACCCGAGAGCAGCTTTCCCTTCGGTCTTCCCGTGACCACACCTTCGATGTCACTCTTTTCGAAAGTCTCAACTCGTCGGATTTCTGCGAGTGGATTAACGCCCGTGCTCGCAATCGGACTATGCTGGCGGTCACCACCCCTACTGTCGACAGGCTCTATGGCAACGCGATTCGTGCAGCCTTCGCAAGCGTGGGTCTGAAGCCGTCGTGGCTCGTGTTGAACTGCACTGAGCGGACAAAGACCATGAAATCCGTGTTGACCGTTTGTCGCGCAGCCTCTGACGCCGAGATTGATCGCCGGGGTGCGTTGGTAGCGATCGGGGGCGGCGTCTGCTCAGACATCGTTACGATGGCGGCCTCAATGCTTCGCCGGAGTTTATCTCACCTTCGCATCCCTACCACCTTGATTGGGCAGGTCGATGCCGGGATCGGATTGAAAGGTGGCGTCAATTTCGGAGAATGCAAGAACTACCTTGGTTGTTTCCACCCACCAGAAGCTGTCGCGGTGATCCCGTCATTGCTCAAGACCCTGGGCGTTGACACGGTCAGACAGGGGGTTGCCGAGATGATCAAGGTTGCCTGTACCTCCGACATAGATCTCTTTCGTATGATTGAAGAGGCTCGCGGAGGCGTGCTGCAGTCCTGGTTCCTCAACGGCGACTTTTTGGCTCACGAGCCAATCCAGCGGGCCATCGCCGCTATGCTGGGAGAGCTTTCGAAGAACCCCTTCGAGGTTACGTCCTACGAAAGGGCGGTAGATTTGGGTCACACGATCGCTCACCCGCTTGAAGCTTCGACCCACTACGAGCTCCACCACGGCTTTGCCGTCGCGATCGACCTCGCTTTTTCCAGCGTCCTCGGCTGGCACCTCGGTTGGCTCAGGGAGGAAACGGCCCTGCGCATAATGGACATGCTGGTGGCCGTTGGTTTGCCGGTCTGGCACGAGCATCTGAACGAAGATTTGGTCTTGAAATCGTTCCGAGCCGCCGCCAAGCATCGAGGCGGCAATATTAATATGGTGGTGCCGACCGACATTGGCCGCTATCGCTTCCTCAAGCGGGACGATCAGTGTCCGCCCGGGCTGATACCCGAGGTTCTCACATATTTGCGCGCACGGAGCTGGCAGGAAGGTGATTCTAATAGCGGTTCGGCCCGATATGGGGCGGCACTTCCTGCCGAGGGAAATCTGGCCAGGATTGGCGTGCAATGA
- a CDS encoding class I SAM-dependent methyltransferase: MQRSAACPICRTNAGPVAMREGEYSGRQCSCGVIYIDPFPAHPADPAIDHHHRVYYSAPARARVGWVKAFTQRGRLLEIGCGDGEFTAAAIRAGFTVEAVEPSDERAARVERALGIMVERALIEDSRLPEGRYDTSFHVDLLSHFPDPVAALRAIAAKVAPGGTICFEVGLFSNLSPFWQRLAGRPNMPTHLWFFDAPAIERLLDAAGLKLIAMRRYPVGLSTALSTVLGSRRVAAAPGSHAPLAKGWASAPYYRLHMFLRYRIGRWLSMGGPQTAFVAARHKTDSA; this comes from the coding sequence TTGCAACGATCGGCGGCCTGTCCAATCTGCCGGACCAATGCCGGTCCGGTGGCGATGCGCGAAGGGGAGTATAGCGGCCGGCAGTGCTCGTGCGGTGTCATCTATATCGATCCGTTTCCGGCCCATCCGGCGGACCCGGCGATCGATCATCACCACCGCGTCTACTATTCCGCGCCAGCGCGTGCGCGGGTCGGCTGGGTGAAGGCATTCACCCAGCGTGGACGACTGCTTGAGATTGGCTGCGGTGACGGCGAGTTCACCGCGGCTGCGATCCGGGCCGGTTTCACGGTCGAGGCGGTCGAGCCGTCAGACGAACGCGCCGCACGCGTCGAACGCGCGCTGGGTATCATGGTCGAGCGCGCGCTGATTGAGGACAGCCGTCTGCCCGAGGGGCGCTATGACACCAGCTTCCATGTCGATCTGCTGAGCCACTTCCCCGATCCGGTGGCGGCGCTGAGGGCGATCGCGGCCAAGGTGGCGCCGGGCGGCACGATCTGCTTCGAGGTCGGGCTGTTTTCCAACCTGTCGCCCTTCTGGCAACGGCTTGCCGGGCGGCCGAACATGCCGACGCATCTGTGGTTCTTCGATGCGCCGGCGATCGAGCGGTTGCTGGACGCAGCCGGGCTGAAGCTGATCGCGATGCGGCGCTATCCGGTAGGGCTGTCGACCGCGCTCAGTACGGTGCTGGGCAGCCGGCGCGTAGCAGCGGCACCGGGGAGCCACGCCCCTCTAGCGAAGGGCTGGGCGAGCGCGCCTTATTACCGGCTGCACATGTTCCTGCGCTACAGGATTGGCAGGTGGCTCTCGATGGGCGGCCCGCAGACCGCGTTCGTCGCCGCACGGCACAAGACCGACAGCGCATGA
- a CDS encoding DUF5372 family protein: MVTHPFHPYSGQHGACVGKRGNRAGKLLLLRFDDGRICSVPPQWTDAAVPSLEVVAGNGRALCSLTDLLELSSLVERLISQGRCATPQDCKGNFADVVRKITPQNPWGLR; the protein is encoded by the coding sequence ATGGTGACTCACCCCTTTCATCCGTATTCCGGGCAGCACGGTGCCTGCGTTGGGAAGCGCGGTAACCGAGCGGGCAAGCTGTTGCTGCTGCGCTTTGACGATGGCCGGATTTGCTCTGTTCCGCCGCAATGGACCGATGCAGCCGTGCCCAGCCTTGAGGTTGTCGCGGGAAACGGGCGCGCACTGTGCAGCCTCACCGACCTACTGGAACTCAGCAGTCTCGTAGAGCGCCTCATATCGCAAGGGAGATGCGCAACGCCGCAAGATTGTAAAGGAAATTTCGCCGATGTTGTAAGGAAAATAACGCCGCAAAATCCATGGGGGCTTCGCTGA
- a CDS encoding ROK family protein — protein MTNKEIAVFDIGGTHFRSALWTNGRLGPVTRRRAINYLNTAHHSPVELQEALADYLVAETKRLQLESGTAINHAGISLGAPVNARSGSVLQSGPLWGPRSGPFELQAALIRRRLDIRWTIANDVTAGLACYIQTCDPGRHSRILYVTVSTGIGSRLYDFARGGVPVDPVHGIQGEIGHTKVEAFFRGTRLKFTCDCGGSDHLNAYSSGRGVLKLLRELSARSPDMLAVSTMAAARDQDDDAILAEFSRGVAAADALALDVLATITQPLALIFSALLTHDPLLDSIVLTGGVVDALEPAYSVSLDRQFRDHGLFQIIECDPSYLARRLHIVAPGDLSGLIGAGHLAEMADEGRSIYVFR, from the coding sequence ATGACCAATAAGGAAATTGCTGTCTTTGATATCGGCGGCACGCATTTTCGTTCGGCCCTGTGGACAAATGGAAGGCTGGGTCCAGTGACGCGACGACGTGCGATCAACTACCTTAACACGGCTCACCACAGTCCCGTCGAACTTCAGGAAGCGTTGGCCGACTATCTGGTGGCCGAGACTAAGCGTTTGCAGTTGGAGAGCGGAACCGCGATAAATCATGCCGGCATCTCACTCGGAGCACCTGTGAACGCTCGTAGCGGTAGTGTGCTGCAATCTGGCCCACTCTGGGGCCCGAGGTCGGGCCCGTTCGAACTCCAGGCCGCGTTGATACGTCGTCGATTGGACATCCGCTGGACGATCGCGAATGACGTGACTGCTGGACTGGCATGTTACATACAGACCTGCGATCCGGGGAGGCATTCGCGTATCCTGTACGTCACGGTGAGCACTGGAATCGGGTCGAGGCTCTACGATTTCGCGCGAGGCGGCGTGCCGGTCGATCCCGTACACGGGATACAGGGCGAAATAGGCCATACCAAAGTAGAAGCTTTCTTCCGAGGCACGCGTCTTAAATTTACCTGCGATTGCGGTGGATCTGACCATCTGAACGCCTATTCGTCCGGACGAGGCGTGTTGAAACTACTGCGCGAGTTGTCAGCTCGTTCCCCGGACATGCTAGCAGTCTCGACCATGGCCGCAGCACGCGACCAGGACGATGATGCCATACTCGCGGAGTTCTCGCGTGGGGTAGCGGCCGCTGATGCCCTCGCCTTAGACGTCCTCGCTACGATCACGCAACCGCTAGCACTTATTTTCTCGGCGCTCCTAACGCACGATCCGCTACTTGATTCAATTGTTCTCACCGGGGGTGTCGTGGATGCACTCGAACCGGCCTATTCGGTTAGCCTTGATCGGCAATTCCGCGACCACGGATTATTCCAGATCATTGAATGCGATCCGTCCTATCTCGCCCGCCGGCTCCATATCGTCGCGCCGGGGGACCTGTCTGGACTCATCGGTGCTGGCCATCTCGCCGAAATGGCGGATGAGGGGCGAAGCATCTATGTTTTCCGGTGA
- a CDS encoding 6-phospho-beta-glucosidase: protein MTRVSVLGGSSPFTVALINAIEESKALSHHLHEWVLILQGRNVQNLDAVAHYARHRLGGFGTSVISTTDLDAALTDAEVVIVQTRFGGLEARANDELFASELGCIADETLGPCGLLSAFRQIRPVDHLAIRMKAICPGAFVVNMINPLSLTTAMMLRRGLATVGICELPLATLQAFARALRIDPHDLYWSYEGLNHRGFIPIVRTRDGEDLLQHVLRLAPDTATQKYRDDILRLGAISTKYFALFDGRSSHDKGRAVALISLRDAIAKDLIADPTRRPARIAERDMPWYAQAVVPLVAARVGAQGYDATINVAVDGLLVHERRARVLGDRIDILETAPANGSFRDWLAAFEHHERLCLAALSDPTPYTIGAALEADRITPSDKVRAAATRIFQIWRDAASNPPTVRGQQ, encoded by the coding sequence ATGACGCGGGTCAGCGTTCTCGGCGGTAGTTCGCCCTTCACGGTGGCGCTTATCAACGCAATTGAGGAAAGCAAGGCGTTAAGCCACCACTTGCACGAGTGGGTGTTAATCCTCCAAGGGCGCAACGTGCAAAACCTCGATGCGGTTGCACATTATGCCCGGCACCGGCTCGGAGGATTTGGAACCTCGGTCATATCTACCACCGACCTCGACGCGGCCCTGACCGATGCCGAGGTCGTGATTGTCCAGACACGCTTCGGCGGGCTTGAGGCGAGGGCCAATGACGAACTCTTCGCAAGCGAACTGGGATGCATCGCCGACGAAACTTTGGGACCCTGCGGCCTCCTATCTGCCTTCCGTCAAATACGGCCGGTAGACCATCTCGCGATCCGCATGAAGGCAATCTGTCCCGGTGCCTTCGTCGTGAACATGATTAACCCGCTGAGCCTAACGACGGCCATGATGCTCCGCCGCGGCTTGGCTACGGTCGGCATCTGCGAGCTTCCCCTCGCCACACTCCAGGCTTTCGCAAGGGCGCTGCGCATTGATCCGCACGACCTTTACTGGAGTTACGAGGGCCTCAATCACAGAGGCTTTATTCCCATCGTCAGGACCCGTGACGGGGAGGATCTCCTGCAGCATGTCCTCCGGTTGGCCCCAGATACCGCAACGCAGAAGTACCGAGACGATATTCTTCGCCTTGGCGCAATATCCACAAAATACTTCGCTCTTTTCGATGGCCGGTCTTCGCACGACAAGGGTCGGGCGGTCGCGCTAATATCTCTGCGAGATGCGATTGCTAAGGATCTTATCGCGGATCCTACGCGAAGGCCTGCGCGAATAGCAGAGCGTGATATGCCTTGGTATGCGCAAGCTGTCGTACCGCTCGTCGCCGCTCGCGTCGGAGCGCAGGGCTACGATGCCACCATAAACGTCGCTGTGGATGGACTTCTCGTTCACGAGCGGCGAGCCCGCGTCCTCGGTGATCGCATCGATATTCTTGAAACGGCACCAGCGAACGGTTCATTCCGCGACTGGCTCGCGGCGTTCGAGCATCACGAACGATTGTGCCTCGCAGCGCTTTCCGATCCTACACCATACACGATAGGTGCAGCGCTCGAAGCCGATCGAATCACGCCTTCCGACAAAGTTCGGGCTGCAGCTACGCGAATTTTCCAGATTTGGCGCGATGCCGCCAGCAATCCGCCGACCGTGCGAGGCCAGCAATGA
- a CDS encoding alcohol dehydrogenase catalytic domain-containing protein, whose product MFSGDRISLTGPKSHLALVRPPGAGAPRLEQVRAPVALPGDLVCRTLVAGVCGTDLQILRGVRDDPARILGHEGVAVVDEVAAKADQRWLGATIAVNPTPDWGTAELGHTLDGMMQQRFLVPARLRPLVVSSPAELAADLAILAEPLASVLTCGGILKRVAESIRVLVVGRGTIGQLLRLALRTVCASVRDVVVIGTKETAGIEFGAFDTVILCSSRQDVAAALSIGIDALCDGGILHLFGGLPSECRDPRLPGVNLSEVRARNTGGRVGWPLTEQCQTTIGHKWVSITGHRGSSNAMLTRAMLDLSARPDTYRPLLTIVTDPEEAVRTLCDAVGYPPVRSWTKLGIDLRRWRT is encoded by the coding sequence ATGTTTTCCGGTGATCGGATCAGCTTGACCGGACCGAAGTCGCACCTCGCGCTGGTGCGGCCGCCGGGTGCGGGTGCCCCAAGACTGGAGCAGGTCCGGGCACCCGTGGCGCTACCGGGCGATCTTGTGTGCCGGACCCTCGTTGCCGGCGTCTGCGGGACCGACCTTCAGATTCTGCGCGGCGTGCGTGACGATCCAGCCCGGATCCTTGGCCATGAGGGCGTCGCGGTTGTCGACGAAGTGGCTGCGAAAGCGGACCAGCGCTGGCTAGGTGCGACGATTGCTGTGAATCCAACGCCAGACTGGGGCACCGCTGAACTCGGCCATACTCTCGATGGGATGATGCAGCAGCGCTTCCTCGTGCCTGCTCGGTTGCGGCCCTTGGTCGTTTCGTCGCCCGCAGAACTGGCAGCCGATCTCGCTATTCTCGCTGAGCCGCTCGCATCCGTCCTAACTTGCGGGGGCATTCTCAAGCGGGTCGCGGAATCGATCCGTGTATTGGTGGTGGGACGAGGTACGATCGGCCAACTGCTTCGTCTTGCGCTCAGAACTGTCTGCGCCTCGGTTCGGGACGTAGTAGTCATAGGGACGAAAGAGACGGCCGGTATTGAGTTCGGAGCGTTCGACACTGTGATCCTATGTTCCTCGCGGCAGGATGTAGCAGCCGCCCTCAGTATCGGGATCGACGCCTTGTGCGACGGTGGCATCCTTCATCTCTTCGGAGGTCTCCCGTCCGAGTGTCGAGATCCGCGTCTGCCCGGGGTCAATCTCAGCGAAGTCCGCGCGCGAAATACCGGCGGACGTGTCGGTTGGCCGCTTACCGAGCAGTGCCAAACAACTATCGGCCACAAGTGGGTCTCGATCACGGGGCACCGCGGTTCTTCCAACGCGATGCTGACGCGGGCAATGCTCGACCTCAGCGCTCGCCCCGATACCTATCGGCCACTTCTTACGATCGTGACAGACCCGGAGGAAGCTGTCCGCACATTATGCGACGCTGTCGGCTATCCGCCGGTTAGATCTTGGACCAAGCTTGGGATCGATTTACGGAGGTGGCGAACTTGA
- a CDS encoding sugar phosphate nucleotidyltransferase encodes MARSGVVGRKPLVEVGGVSLLERNIWMMARGGCRRIFVALTRADATREADRIADFAARAAGIGVAVAPLIEEVPQGNFGAATMLSGHACDVLVVYADNLTTLDLAALAAAHRASGAAMTLAAHDEPFRLPYGALEVDADDPDLLTAYREKPVYPILVGSGLAVVTAAALSSLPQGTPLGLVDAANRLTAGGAAVRLYRHQASWIDVNDAAKLAAAEALLLGDAAFDAWWPREVAREIRVAGGKVRYVCDVMTEAGVLRVHVGAAGTLSGDELPELVRRRLAARGQEA; translated from the coding sequence ATGGCGCGCTCCGGCGTAGTCGGGCGCAAGCCGCTGGTCGAGGTCGGCGGGGTCAGCCTGCTCGAGCGCAACATCTGGATGATGGCGCGTGGCGGATGCCGGCGCATCTTCGTCGCGCTGACCCGTGCTGATGCAACGCGTGAAGCGGACAGGATCGCCGATTTCGCCGCGCGCGCCGCCGGCATCGGCGTGGCAGTCGCGCCCTTGATCGAGGAGGTGCCGCAGGGCAATTTCGGCGCAGCGACGATGCTGTCGGGCCACGCCTGCGACGTGCTGGTGGTGTATGCCGACAATCTCACAACGCTCGATCTGGCGGCGCTGGCTGCCGCGCACCGTGCGTCCGGCGCGGCGATGACGCTGGCGGCGCATGACGAGCCGTTCCGCCTGCCCTATGGCGCGCTCGAGGTGGACGCGGACGATCCTGATCTGCTCACCGCCTATCGCGAGAAGCCGGTCTATCCGATCCTGGTCGGCAGCGGGCTGGCGGTGGTGACCGCTGCCGCGTTGAGCAGCTTGCCGCAGGGCACGCCGCTCGGCCTGGTCGATGCCGCCAACCGGTTGACGGCTGGTGGCGCGGCGGTGCGGCTTTATCGCCACCAGGCTTCATGGATCGACGTCAATGACGCCGCCAAGCTAGCCGCCGCTGAAGCCTTGCTCTTGGGCGATGCCGCGTTCGACGCATGGTGGCCGAGGGAAGTCGCGCGCGAGATCCGGGTCGCGGGCGGCAAAGTACGCTATGTCTGCGACGTGATGACGGAAGCCGGCGTGCTGCGGGTCCATGTCGGCGCGGCGGGTACGCTCAGCGGCGACGAGCTGCCAGAGCTGGTGCGCCGGCGCCTCGCCGCACGGGGGCAGGAGGCGTGA
- a CDS encoding glycosyltransferase: MSFIGFQPSITALYARADIACIPSWYREGLQTALLESASSGCPIVACDNVGVRDFLRPEIDGLVVPPHAPARLADALERMIREPGLAERLRTAAYARFLSGFTRQHMVETTLAAMRGTGIETPL; encoded by the coding sequence GTGTCGTTCATCGGGTTCCAGCCGAGCATCACCGCGCTGTATGCCAGGGCGGACATCGCCTGCATCCCATCTTGGTATCGCGAGGGATTGCAGACCGCCTTGCTCGAATCCGCATCCTCGGGGTGCCCTATCGTCGCGTGCGACAATGTCGGGGTGCGCGATTTCCTTCGGCCCGAAATCGACGGATTGGTCGTGCCGCCGCACGCGCCGGCGCGGCTGGCCGACGCGCTGGAGCGGATGATCCGCGAACCCGGCCTCGCCGAGCGGCTGCGGACCGCCGCTTATGCCCGCTTCCTGTCCGGCTTCACTCGGCAGCACATGGTGGAGACGACACTGGCAGCGATGCGCGGCACCGGCATCGAGACGCCGCTATGA
- a CDS encoding CDP-diacylglycerol diphosphatase, translating into MEGERRLRGFFAKYRVLRALVTLLVTVSATTVGYAYVHRKALWQVVQICVLASVRFGVAFPCEDVILPRRGVSGSALIKSPLYRTEFLLTPLTPIAGVESPSVRSLDSSQLWNRAWEARSKVSATLGRHLPRSAIALAVNSRTERSQDQFHIHIDCLAAPVEKKLALDGPKKEGPWHLFPLALMGQRYWIKAVEKPDLETTNVIGIIAAGLPQARRAMYRLNVVVVGAELADARPGFYILADWGRSAAEHLIDHECTLR; encoded by the coding sequence GTGGAGGGGGAACGCCGTTTGCGGGGCTTTTTCGCCAAGTATAGGGTTCTTCGGGCGCTAGTGACATTGTTGGTGACTGTGTCCGCCACTACCGTCGGCTATGCTTACGTGCACCGCAAAGCGTTATGGCAGGTTGTGCAGATTTGTGTCCTTGCAAGTGTGCGTTTTGGCGTCGCCTTCCCCTGTGAGGACGTGATCCTGCCCAGACGAGGGGTATCTGGGTCGGCGCTTATCAAATCGCCCCTATACCGGACTGAGTTTCTGCTGACCCCGCTTACGCCTATTGCGGGCGTAGAGAGCCCCTCCGTCCGTTCCTTGGACAGTTCCCAACTTTGGAATCGAGCATGGGAAGCGCGAAGCAAAGTCTCAGCGACACTCGGACGTCATCTGCCACGATCGGCCATTGCCCTGGCAGTGAATTCTAGAACTGAGCGGTCCCAGGATCAGTTCCACATCCATATCGATTGCCTCGCGGCGCCGGTTGAAAAGAAACTTGCCTTGGATGGACCGAAGAAAGAGGGACCCTGGCACCTGTTTCCTCTGGCGTTGATGGGCCAGCGCTACTGGATCAAGGCAGTGGAAAAGCCGGATTTGGAAACCACTAATGTGATCGGCATCATTGCTGCCGGGTTACCGCAAGCGCGACGCGCTATGTATCGGTTAAATGTGGTCGTCGTGGGCGCTGAACTAGCCGATGCGAGGCCGGGCTTTTACATCCTGGCTGATTGGGGCAGGTCGGCAGCTGAGCACCTCATAGATCACGAATGTACCTTGCGTTAA
- a CDS encoding NAD-dependent epimerase/dehydratase family protein yields MIGISGANGFIGRAVLRRIGTDACVAHAGPVDGEAGAIDICDQPALEALFAGIDTVVHLAGPSAVAASFDAPAAFARAHVLGTATLLAAAERIGVRRFVHVSSAEVYGRPDTACVSESAPLLPVSPYGAAKAAAEQLVSGAVRRGALESAIIVRPFSVYGPGMRANGLVGRLAAQARLRQPMRVFSADTTRDYLYVDDLARGLLMAAARDEPGLLTLNMASGTGTDVAALATAFARIGGGPDELIVEGQGDRSCAFDIAHLVADVSLARETLGWRAEVALADGVRDCLGEMA; encoded by the coding sequence GTGATCGGCATCAGCGGCGCGAACGGCTTTATCGGCCGGGCGGTGCTGCGCCGGATCGGCACGGATGCGTGCGTGGCGCATGCCGGCCCGGTCGATGGGGAAGCGGGGGCGATCGACATTTGCGACCAGCCGGCGCTGGAGGCGTTGTTCGCCGGGATCGACACGGTCGTCCATCTTGCCGGGCCCAGTGCCGTCGCGGCCTCGTTCGACGCGCCGGCGGCATTCGCCCGCGCGCATGTGCTGGGCACGGCGACGTTGCTCGCCGCCGCCGAGCGGATCGGCGTGCGGCGCTTCGTCCATGTGTCGTCGGCCGAGGTCTATGGTCGCCCGGACACCGCGTGCGTATCGGAGAGCGCGCCGCTCCTGCCAGTCTCGCCTTATGGCGCGGCAAAGGCGGCGGCAGAGCAACTCGTCTCGGGTGCGGTGCGGCGAGGGGCGCTCGAGTCGGCAATCATTGTTCGGCCCTTCTCGGTCTACGGCCCGGGTATGCGCGCGAACGGGCTGGTCGGCCGGCTGGCGGCACAGGCGCGCCTGCGACAGCCGATGCGCGTCTTCTCGGCCGATACGACGCGCGATTACCTGTATGTCGACGATCTGGCGCGGGGATTGCTGATGGCCGCCGCGCGCGACGAACCGGGCCTCCTGACGCTCAACATGGCCTCCGGCACCGGGACCGACGTCGCCGCGCTCGCCACCGCCTTCGCGAGGATCGGCGGCGGGCCTGATGAGCTGATCGTCGAGGGGCAGGGCGACCGATCGTGCGCGTTCGACATCGCGCATCTCGTCGCCGACGTGTCGCTAGCGCGCGAGACGCTTGGCTGGCGGGCGGAGGTCGCGCTGGCCGATGGCGTGCGCGATTGCCTGGGTGAGATGGCGTGA
- a CDS encoding NAD-dependent epimerase/dehydratase family protein produces MTRTILVTGAQGFIGRYLVRALCDRGDCRVVGVGRSPGNATHFTHHIHPGGPERAAPLPNALVPDAPNYAYVATDLSDAAAAARLIAETAPDIVFHLAGSLRDEPFDRLVTNNIVVTRHLCDALAAHGAVLVLGSSGSIYGELGSGGLPLVETGATEPIDLYAATKRTSEDIVRIETRAGRIDGRVARIFNVVGPGQEERHVAGRIASQIAELREGRRNGIALGPLTAWRDFIDVRDVANALVAIGFAGAGDIFYNVASGCETQIATVYYLLVAAAGIPDPTRTPLPGRAVDIARQVVDVSRLRALGWQPRVDLPKSLGDVIHYYLELETKA; encoded by the coding sequence GTGACGCGGACGATCCTGGTCACCGGCGCGCAAGGGTTCATCGGCCGCTATCTGGTGCGCGCTTTGTGCGATCGCGGCGATTGCCGGGTGGTAGGCGTCGGGCGTTCGCCGGGCAATGCGACACACTTCACGCACCACATCCATCCCGGCGGTCCCGAGCGCGCCGCGCCGCTGCCAAATGCTCTGGTGCCCGACGCGCCGAATTATGCCTATGTCGCCACCGACCTGTCGGATGCGGCGGCAGCGGCGCGGCTGATCGCGGAAACGGCGCCTGACATCGTTTTCCATCTTGCGGGATCGCTTCGCGACGAACCGTTCGATCGGCTGGTGACCAACAACATTGTTGTCACGCGCCATCTCTGCGATGCGCTGGCGGCGCATGGTGCGGTGCTGGTGCTGGGATCCTCGGGCTCGATCTATGGCGAACTGGGCAGTGGGGGCCTGCCGCTGGTCGAGACTGGCGCGACCGAGCCAATCGACCTGTACGCCGCGACCAAGCGCACCAGCGAGGACATCGTGCGGATCGAAACGCGCGCGGGGAGGATCGATGGCCGCGTGGCGCGCATCTTCAACGTCGTTGGTCCGGGCCAGGAGGAGCGCCATGTCGCCGGCCGCATCGCCAGCCAGATCGCCGAGCTGAGGGAGGGGCGCCGTAATGGCATCGCCCTCGGTCCGCTGACCGCGTGGCGCGACTTCATCGACGTGCGCGACGTGGCCAATGCGCTGGTCGCGATCGGCTTCGCCGGGGCCGGCGATATCTTCTATAACGTCGCCTCAGGGTGCGAGACGCAGATCGCCACCGTCTACTATCTGCTCGTCGCCGCGGCTGGGATTCCCGATCCCACGCGGACGCCATTGCCGGGGCGGGCAGTAGATATCGCGCGGCAGGTGGTCGATGTCAGCCGGTTGCGCGCGCTAGGCTGGCAGCCCCGTGTCGATCTTCCGAAGAGCCTGGGCGACGTGATACATTATTATCTCGAACTGGAGACCAAAGCGTGA